From the bacterium genome, the window ACTTATCCTTACCCACATCTTTTAGTGGACAGATTAGATAGAAATTCCAAATTTCAAGCACCAAATTCCAAATAAATTCCAAATTCCAAACACTAAATTCCAAAGTTTATATTACAACGATGGAAATTCATTTAGACTTTTCAATAATTGCTATTGCCTTCTTGAAAAGTCTTTCTCCTTCTTGTTTAAATTTTTCATCGTTAGTTCCAATTATTAATCTTAACCAATAAGCAGATTCTTTTGATTCTTTACGACAAATCTTTATTCTCATCTTAAAATCTTTCGAGCCTAAAGACTCATTTGCCTCAATATAGTTTGCTCCATAAGCACCAAATTTCAAGTAATAAATACCAAACTATGGGGGTAATGTTTTGAATTTTGGTCATTCGAATTTGTTTGGAATTTGGAATTTGTGATTTGGAATTTCATAGCCATATCTATGTCAAATTTCGATTAATAAGT encodes:
- a CDS encoding four helix bundle protein, whose amino-acid sequence is MKFGAYGANYIEANESLGSKDFKMRIKICRKESKESAYWLRLIIGTNDEKFKQEGERLFKKAIAIIEKSK